From the Sphingomonas phyllosphaerae 5.2 genome, one window contains:
- a CDS encoding acyl-CoA dehydrogenase family protein has protein sequence MALDPDTFDALLSTVRRFVAERLRPMEAQVEADDAVPDAIVAEMRELGLFGLSIDPEHGGLGLTMDEEARVAIELGRTTPAFRSAFGTNVGIGSQGLVMAGTPEQKAAWLPRIASGEIITSFALTEPDVGSDSGSVTTRAVRDGDVYRLSGTKRYITNADRADLFTVMARTGEESGARGVSAFLVPRDLPGVSVGPPEKKMGQKGAKVADVVFDGVPVPAANRLGAEGEGFRIAMRVLDRGRLHIAAVCVGVAERLIADAVAYAAERRQFGKPIAEHQLIQAMIADSKTEALAARALVLDTAVKKDAGDDVILESAAAKYFASEMVGRVADRAVQILGGAGYIADYGVERLYRDVRLFRIYEGTSQIQQLIIARETLKRGG, from the coding sequence ATGGCCCTCGATCCCGACACGTTCGATGCCCTGCTCTCCACCGTTCGCCGCTTCGTTGCCGAGCGGCTGCGGCCGATGGAAGCGCAGGTCGAGGCCGACGATGCGGTGCCCGACGCGATCGTCGCCGAGATGCGGGAACTGGGGCTGTTCGGCCTGTCGATCGACCCGGAGCATGGCGGGCTTGGGCTGACGATGGACGAGGAGGCGCGGGTCGCGATCGAACTGGGGCGCACTACCCCGGCGTTCCGCTCCGCCTTCGGCACCAATGTCGGGATCGGCAGCCAGGGACTGGTGATGGCCGGCACGCCCGAGCAGAAGGCGGCGTGGCTGCCGCGGATCGCCAGCGGCGAGATCATCACCAGCTTCGCGCTGACCGAACCCGATGTCGGAAGCGATTCGGGCAGCGTCACCACCCGCGCAGTGCGCGACGGCGACGTTTATCGGCTGTCAGGCACCAAGCGCTACATCACCAATGCCGACCGCGCGGACCTGTTCACCGTGATGGCGCGCACCGGCGAGGAGAGCGGCGCGCGCGGCGTCTCCGCGTTCCTGGTGCCGCGCGATCTGCCCGGCGTGTCGGTCGGCCCGCCCGAGAAGAAGATGGGGCAGAAAGGCGCGAAGGTCGCCGACGTCGTGTTCGACGGCGTGCCCGTTCCCGCCGCCAACCGGCTGGGCGCGGAGGGTGAAGGTTTCCGGATCGCGATGCGTGTGCTCGATCGCGGGCGACTGCACATCGCGGCGGTGTGCGTCGGCGTCGCCGAGCGGCTGATCGCCGACGCGGTCGCCTATGCCGCCGAGCGACGACAATTCGGCAAGCCGATCGCCGAGCACCAATTGATCCAGGCGATGATCGCCGATTCGAAGACGGAGGCACTCGCCGCGCGCGCGCTGGTGCTCGATACCGCCGTGAAGAAGGATGCGGGAGACGACGTCATACTGGAAAGCGCCGCCGCCAAATATTTCGCCAGCGAGATGGTCGGCCGCGTTGCGGATCGCGCGGTGCAGATCCTGGGCGGTGCCGGCTATATCGCCGACTACGGGGTCGAGCGGCTGTACCGCGACGTGCGGCTGTTCCGCATCTACGAAGGCACCAGCCAGATCCAGCAACTGATCAT
- a CDS encoding CHAP domain-containing protein, which translates to MNVKVLAARFALVVSCVLMTTAPAQARYLQCAPFAREVSGIDIRGNANTWWGQAAGRYDRGSAPQVGAVMAFKSTRAMPVGHVAMVSHIVSDREVLLTHANWSHRGGIERDVRAVDVSAAGDWSEVRVWFAGVADLGTRSYPLAGFIYSGKAPATVEPAAPLAPLTIATTATAPIAGVLPIAAD; encoded by the coding sequence GTGAACGTCAAGGTGTTGGCAGCGCGTTTTGCGCTGGTGGTTTCGTGCGTCCTGATGACGACTGCGCCGGCGCAGGCGCGCTACCTGCAGTGTGCGCCCTTCGCGCGCGAGGTCTCTGGCATCGACATTCGCGGCAACGCCAACACCTGGTGGGGTCAGGCGGCGGGCCGCTACGATCGCGGCAGCGCGCCGCAGGTCGGCGCCGTGATGGCTTTCAAGTCGACCCGGGCGATGCCGGTCGGGCACGTCGCGATGGTCAGCCACATCGTCAGCGACCGTGAAGTCCTCCTCACCCACGCGAACTGGTCGCATCGCGGCGGGATCGAGCGCGACGTGCGTGCCGTGGATGTCTCCGCTGCCGGCGACTGGAGCGAAGTGCGCGTGTGGTTCGCGGGTGTCGCCGATCTCGGCACCCGCAGCTACCCGCTTGCCGGTTTCATCTATTCGGGCAAGGCGCCGGCAACCGTCGAGCCAGCCGCGCCGCTCGCCCCTCTGACCATCGCCACCACCGCGACCGCACCTATCGCGGGCGTGCTGCCGATCGCAGCCGACTGA
- the msrB gene encoding peptide-methionine (R)-S-oxide reductase MsrB — protein sequence MSTPSFDRRRFLAVAGGGLLTSTLLACGSRQAEAAEHFPVAKSDAQWKAQLGSNAYDVLRHEGTERPFSSPLNDEHRAGTFACKGCAQPAFSSRTKFESGTGWPSFYAALPRAIGYRQDSTLGMVRTEAHCSRCGGHLGHVFDDGPKPTGKRYCMNGVAMTFRPA from the coding sequence ATGAGCACGCCATCCTTCGATCGCCGCCGCTTCCTCGCCGTCGCGGGCGGCGGGTTGCTGACCTCGACCCTGCTGGCCTGCGGGTCGCGGCAGGCGGAGGCCGCGGAACATTTCCCCGTCGCAAAGAGCGACGCGCAGTGGAAGGCGCAGCTTGGCTCGAACGCCTATGACGTGCTGCGCCATGAAGGGACCGAACGGCCGTTCAGCAGCCCGCTTAACGACGAGCATCGCGCCGGCACCTTCGCGTGCAAGGGTTGCGCGCAACCGGCGTTCTCGTCGCGGACAAAGTTCGAGAGCGGCACCGGCTGGCCGAGTTTCTACGCCGCGCTGCCACGCGCGATCGGCTATCGGCAGGATTCCACGTTGGGGATGGTGCGCACCGAGGCGCATTGCAGCCGCTGCGGCGGACATCTCGGCCATGTCTTCGACGATGGTCCGAAGCCGACCGGGAAGCGTTATTGTATGAACGGCGTCGCGATGACGTTCCGCCCGGCCTGA
- a CDS encoding glutamate-5-semialdehyde dehydrogenase: protein MSNQGSPEEVIRLMAQRARAAARTLASASDAAKAAALHRAAGSLRDAAPQILAANAADLTRGRDNGLSGAMLDRLRLDDTRLAGMADAIAAVADLADPVGQVIDASTRPNGLALTRVRVPIGVIGIIYESRPNVTADAAALCVRSGNAVILRGGSEAVESNRAIHAALVAGLVAGGLPADAVQLVPTTDRAAVGAMLAAAGAIDLIIPRGGRSLVERVQADARVSVLAHLDGINHVYVDRSAVPDMATAIVVDAKLRRTGVCGAMETLLIDRDWPHAATLIAALIDAGCSVRGDHAALALAPGIAAADDADWDTEYLDAIAAVAVVDGVDGALAHIAAHASHHTDAIVASDTVVAERFLREVDSAIVLWNASTQFADGGEFGLGAEIGIATGRLHARGPVALEGLTTYKWLGRGSGQVRG from the coding sequence ATGTCCAATCAAGGCTCGCCCGAAGAAGTGATCCGGCTGATGGCGCAGCGCGCCCGTGCCGCTGCGCGCACGCTTGCCTCGGCCAGCGATGCGGCGAAGGCCGCCGCGCTGCACCGTGCCGCCGGATCGCTGCGCGACGCCGCCCCGCAAATCCTCGCCGCGAATGCCGCCGACCTGACGCGCGGCCGTGACAATGGCCTTTCCGGCGCGATGCTCGATCGGCTCCGCCTAGACGATACGCGATTGGCCGGCATGGCGGACGCGATCGCCGCTGTCGCGGACCTCGCCGACCCGGTGGGGCAAGTCATCGACGCCAGCACGCGTCCCAACGGTCTTGCGCTCACCCGGGTGCGCGTGCCGATCGGCGTGATCGGCATCATCTACGAAAGTCGGCCCAACGTCACCGCCGACGCTGCGGCGCTGTGCGTCCGGTCCGGTAACGCCGTGATCCTGCGTGGTGGATCGGAGGCGGTGGAGAGCAACCGCGCCATCCACGCCGCGCTGGTGGCAGGGCTCGTCGCAGGCGGGCTGCCCGCCGACGCGGTGCAACTGGTGCCGACGACCGACCGGGCTGCGGTCGGCGCGATGCTGGCGGCGGCGGGCGCGATCGACCTCATCATCCCGCGCGGCGGCCGGAGCCTGGTCGAGCGCGTGCAGGCCGACGCGCGCGTTTCGGTGCTCGCACATCTCGACGGCATTAACCACGTCTATGTCGATCGTTCCGCCGTACCCGACATGGCGACCGCGATTGTCGTCGACGCCAAACTGCGCCGCACCGGTGTCTGCGGCGCGATGGAGACGCTGCTGATCGATCGCGACTGGCCGCATGCCGCGACGTTGATCGCGGCGCTGATCGACGCCGGCTGCTCCGTCCGCGGCGACCACGCCGCACTTGCCCTCGCGCCGGGGATCGCCGCAGCCGACGACGCGGATTGGGACACCGAATATCTCGACGCGATCGCCGCCGTCGCCGTGGTCGACGGCGTCGACGGTGCGCTGGCGCATATCGCCGCGCACGCATCGCATCATACCGACGCGATCGTCGCCTCCGATACTGTCGTCGCCGAGCGGTTCTTGCGCGAGGTCGACTCGGCGATCGTACTGTGGAACGCCTCCACGCAATTCGCCGATGGTGGCGAGTTCGGACTGGGCGCGGAGATCGGCATCGCCACGGGCCGACTTCACGCGCGCGGGCCGGTCGCGTTGGAGGGGCTGACGACCTACAAATGGCTGGGGCGTGGCAGCGGTCAGGTTCGCGGTTGA
- a CDS encoding nicotinate-nucleotide adenylyltransferase → MAGAWQRSGSRLRTRRIGLMGGSFNPAHRGHRHVTLEAIRALALDEMWWLVSPGNPLKPRAGMAPFAARLASARAMARRAPIRVTDLEARWRTRYTIDTVREVVRRYPRHRFVWIMGADNLAQFHEWDQWRAIARTIPIAVLTRPGYDDDALAAPAMGWLRRYRRPARQATNWAEWSVPALVLLRFRPDRTSATQLRAVDPDWHVRFANPFALPSTPAAPVRQPQE, encoded by the coding sequence ATGGCTGGGGCGTGGCAGCGGTCAGGTTCGCGGTTGAGGACGCGCCGCATCGGCTTGATGGGCGGGTCGTTCAATCCCGCGCATCGTGGCCACCGCCATGTCACGCTGGAGGCGATCCGCGCGCTGGCGCTGGACGAGATGTGGTGGCTGGTGTCGCCCGGCAATCCGTTGAAGCCCCGCGCCGGCATGGCGCCGTTCGCCGCGCGGCTCGCGTCCGCACGCGCGATGGCGAGGCGCGCGCCGATCCGCGTCACCGATCTGGAGGCGCGCTGGCGCACCCGCTACACGATTGACACCGTGCGCGAGGTGGTGCGCCGGTATCCGCGCCACCGCTTCGTCTGGATCATGGGCGCGGACAATCTCGCGCAATTTCATGAATGGGATCAATGGCGTGCCATCGCCCGTACGATCCCGATTGCGGTGTTGACCCGGCCGGGCTATGACGACGATGCTCTCGCGGCTCCCGCGATGGGCTGGCTGCGGCGCTATCGGCGGCCCGCGCGCCAGGCGACGAACTGGGCCGAATGGAGTGTGCCAGCCCTGGTGCTGCTGCGTTTCCGCCCCGACCGGACATCCGCGACGCAATTGCGCGCCGTCGATCCCGACTGGCACGTTCGTTTTGCCAACCCCTTCGCCTTGCCGTCAACCCCCGCCGCGCCCGTGCGGCAACCCCAGGAGTAA
- the rsfS gene encoding ribosome silencing factor has protein sequence MPATEPARRSSDPTDVEALHRLVLQSLDDDQAVDTISIPLAGKSSIADYMVIASGRSTRQVASMAQKLAERIKAETGRPSRIEGLPSADWVLIDGGDVIVHLFRPEVRSFYNLERMWSFGDAPAAPTPPN, from the coding sequence TTGCCCGCCACCGAACCCGCCCGCCGCTCGTCCGATCCGACGGATGTAGAGGCGCTGCATCGTCTGGTCCTGCAATCGCTGGACGACGATCAGGCAGTGGACACGATCTCGATCCCGCTTGCCGGCAAGTCGTCGATCGCAGATTACATGGTAATCGCGAGTGGTCGATCGACGCGGCAGGTCGCGTCGATGGCGCAGAAGCTGGCCGAGCGGATCAAGGCCGAAACCGGCCGCCCGTCGCGGATCGAGGGCTTGCCCAGCGCCGACTGGGTGCTGATCGACGGCGGCGACGTGATCGTGCACCTGTTCCGTCCCGAGGTCCGCAGCTTCTACAATCTGGAGCGGATGTGGTCATTCGGCGATGCACCGGCGGCACCCACCCCGCCGAACTGA
- a CDS encoding 23S rRNA (pseudouridine(1915)-N(3))-methyltransferase RlmH, producing MLLHIVARGRIGRSPEAELVERYLKRIAWPTRVSELPDRGGREPERPAQGRRILLDEKGEILGSATFAERLGRWRDDGVREARFLIGAADGFSDPDRAEADLLLSFGRATWPHLLARALLAEQLFRATSILANHPYHREG from the coding sequence ATGTTGCTCCACATCGTCGCGCGTGGCCGGATCGGGCGCTCTCCCGAGGCGGAGCTGGTCGAGCGCTACCTGAAGCGGATCGCCTGGCCGACCCGCGTCAGCGAATTGCCCGACCGCGGCGGTCGCGAGCCCGAGCGCCCGGCACAGGGGCGACGCATCCTGCTCGACGAGAAGGGCGAGATACTGGGTTCCGCGACCTTCGCCGAACGGCTCGGGCGCTGGCGCGACGATGGCGTGCGCGAGGCGCGGTTCCTGATCGGCGCGGCGGATGGTTTTTCAGACCCCGACCGGGCGGAAGCCGACCTGCTGCTGTCGTTCGGCCGCGCGACCTGGCCGCACCTGCTGGCGCGAGCGTTGCTTGCGGAGCAACTGTTCCGTGCGACCAGCATTCTCGCCAACCACCCCTATCATCGCGAGGGGTGA